One window of the Parasphingopyxis algicola genome contains the following:
- a CDS encoding peptidoglycan recognition protein family protein yields MSYTLTWLAETLEDAGLKVAEQTGWRTRGRGDVGRIRGVMCHHTAGPARGVMPSLNVITHGRRDLAGPLSQLGLGRDGTYFVIAAGRANHAGRGKWQGVTSGNRSFIGIEAENRGIASDPWPAVQIDAYRRGVAAILRKIGADASWCCGHKEYALPRGRKPDPSFDMDPFRRDVAAILAGLAAPPSLIPAADAHDHPTVRRGSRGAPVEALQTILGLEPDGIFGPLTEAAVREFQREHDLVPDGIVGPLTWAALDPRD; encoded by the coding sequence ATGTCCTATACGCTGACCTGGCTGGCCGAAACGCTCGAAGATGCCGGGCTGAAGGTTGCGGAACAGACGGGCTGGCGGACGCGCGGCCGCGGCGATGTCGGGCGGATCCGGGGCGTCATGTGTCATCACACGGCCGGTCCGGCGCGCGGCGTCATGCCGAGCCTGAATGTAATCACCCATGGCCGGCGGGATTTGGCCGGCCCGCTTTCCCAGCTCGGCCTCGGGCGCGACGGCACCTATTTCGTGATCGCCGCCGGCCGGGCCAATCATGCGGGGCGGGGGAAATGGCAAGGGGTGACGAGCGGCAATCGGAGTTTCATCGGGATAGAAGCCGAAAATCGCGGTATCGCGTCCGATCCCTGGCCCGCCGTGCAGATCGATGCCTATCGGCGGGGCGTGGCCGCCATCCTGCGCAAGATCGGCGCCGATGCGAGCTGGTGCTGCGGCCACAAGGAATATGCGCTGCCTAGGGGCCGCAAGCCCGATCCGAGCTTCGATATGGATCCGTTCCGCCGCGACGTGGCGGCTATCTTGGCCGGGCTGGCCGCGCCGCCATCCTTGATCCCGGCGGCGGATGCGCACGACCATCCGACCGTGCGGCGCGGGAGCCGCGGCGCGCCCGTCGAAGCGCTGCAGACCATCCTCGGGCTCGAACCGGACGGCATATTCGGGCCGCTGACCGAGGCCGCGGTCCGGGAGTTTCAGCGTGAACATGATCTCGTGCCCGACGGAATTGTCGGCCCGCTGACCTGGGCCGCGCTCGATCCGCGCGATTGA
- a CDS encoding outer membrane protein — protein MKTIAPIIAFAAAPLAAVPAQAQSIPFVPDIYMGLEAGTGERSASRFGEPGDIVASDESNGVDYGAFVGVELPAFPLGYMAVEANVGDSTGETTALVRDGATDREVTTQARFNWSATARLGLAPLPGFAAYGIAGYGGEQIDITVTDVATGTQFERDDSMDGIIYGLGARYMVGTDVGIRAEYRHREASGAYDPEQFMIGAFVSF, from the coding sequence ATGAAGACCATAGCCCCGATCATCGCCTTCGCCGCCGCGCCGCTTGCCGCCGTTCCGGCGCAGGCCCAGAGCATACCTTTCGTACCGGATATCTATATGGGGCTCGAAGCGGGCACCGGCGAACGCAGCGCCAGCCGTTTCGGCGAACCGGGCGATATCGTCGCAAGCGACGAGAGCAACGGCGTCGATTACGGCGCCTTTGTCGGCGTCGAGCTGCCCGCCTTCCCGCTCGGCTATATGGCCGTCGAGGCCAATGTCGGCGATTCGACCGGCGAGACGACGGCACTCGTGCGCGATGGCGCGACCGACCGCGAGGTCACGACCCAGGCGCGGTTCAACTGGAGCGCGACGGCGCGGCTCGGCCTGGCGCCCCTGCCCGGCTTCGCGGCATACGGCATCGCCGGCTATGGCGGCGAGCAGATCGACATTACGGTCACCGATGTTGCGACCGGGACGCAGTTCGAGCGCGACGATTCGATGGACGGGATCATCTACGGCCTCGGCGCGCGCTACATGGTGGGCACCGATGTCGGTATCCGCGCCGAATATCGCCATCGCGAAGCGAGCGGCGCCTATGACCCCGAACAGTTCATGATCGGCGCCTTCGTCAGCTTCTAG
- a CDS encoding B12-binding domain-containing radical SAM protein — protein sequence MGERFQIYLIKPTRYHDDGYPLQWWRSIVPSNSLACMAGIVEDALERGALGDVEADVHTLDEIHSKVDPKRIARNIEKAGGRGFIGLVGVQSNQFPRTMEMAKEFIAAGLPVCIGGFHVSGCMSMLEELPPELVEAQQFGLSFFGGEAEDGRMDEVLRDAYAGELKPIYDWLDDTPNIAGAPIPFLPREQVEHNTNGFSSFDLGRGCPFECSFCTIINVQGRKSRFRTADDLEKIIRVNAAEGITRFVLTDDNFARNRNWESFADRLIELREKGFAIKLVIQVDTLAHRIPNFIEKCVKMGVNEIFVGLENVNADNLEAAKKRQNRVEEYREMFLMWKQHPVYIICGYIIGFPNDTYESIQRDIAVLKSELPIDSIYLNYLTPLPGSEDHKLAYEAGQWMDPDLNKYDLNHRVTHHPKMSDDEWERAYVDAHRSFYSWEHMETVIRRMAALGSNQKKMTVNRLTAYREAVRITGVAKFESGYMRIYRRKQRRPGYRIENPLIFYPKYVAKNLYITLAVAKTYVRLRRMMKRIITDPARFDYTDAAITDDKREVDILLTDTRSSDQAAIRRQHREEVESAAA from the coding sequence ATGGGGGAACGATTCCAAATCTATCTGATCAAGCCGACGCGCTATCATGACGACGGCTATCCGCTGCAATGGTGGCGGTCGATCGTGCCGTCCAACTCGCTCGCCTGCATGGCCGGCATCGTAGAGGATGCGCTGGAGCGCGGCGCGCTGGGCGACGTGGAAGCCGATGTGCACACGCTCGACGAGATCCATAGCAAGGTCGATCCGAAGCGGATCGCACGTAATATCGAAAAGGCGGGCGGACGCGGCTTTATCGGCCTGGTCGGCGTCCAATCGAACCAGTTTCCCCGCACGATGGAGATGGCGAAGGAATTTATCGCCGCGGGGCTGCCGGTCTGTATCGGCGGCTTTCACGTCTCGGGCTGCATGTCGATGCTCGAGGAGCTGCCGCCCGAGCTGGTCGAGGCGCAGCAGTTCGGCCTCAGTTTCTTCGGCGGCGAGGCCGAAGACGGCCGGATGGATGAAGTGCTGCGGGATGCCTATGCGGGCGAACTCAAACCGATTTACGACTGGCTCGACGATACGCCCAATATCGCCGGCGCGCCGATCCCGTTTCTCCCGCGCGAACAGGTCGAACACAACACCAACGGATTTTCGAGCTTCGATCTCGGGCGCGGCTGCCCGTTCGAATGCTCCTTCTGCACGATCATCAACGTCCAAGGCCGCAAGAGCCGGTTCCGCACTGCGGACGATCTCGAGAAGATCATCCGGGTCAATGCCGCCGAGGGCATCACCCGCTTCGTACTCACCGACGACAATTTCGCGCGCAACAGGAATTGGGAGAGCTTCGCCGACCGCCTGATCGAACTGCGCGAAAAGGGCTTCGCGATCAAACTGGTGATCCAGGTCGATACGCTCGCCCACCGCATCCCGAACTTTATCGAGAAATGCGTGAAGATGGGCGTCAACGAGATTTTCGTCGGGCTCGAAAATGTCAACGCCGACAATCTCGAAGCCGCCAAGAAACGCCAGAACCGGGTCGAGGAATATCGCGAGATGTTTCTCATGTGGAAACAGCACCCGGTCTATATCATCTGCGGCTATATCATCGGCTTTCCCAACGATACGTACGAGTCCATCCAGCGCGATATCGCGGTGCTCAAGAGCGAGCTGCCGATCGATTCGATTTATCTCAACTATCTGACGCCGCTGCCGGGCAGCGAAGATCACAAACTGGCTTACGAGGCGGGCCAGTGGATGGATCCCGATCTCAACAAGTACGATCTCAACCACCGCGTTACCCATCATCCGAAGATGTCGGACGATGAGTGGGAGCGCGCCTATGTCGACGCCCATCGCAGCTTCTACAGCTGGGAGCATATGGAAACCGTGATCCGACGCATGGCGGCGCTCGGATCGAACCAGAAGAAGATGACGGTCAACCGGCTGACCGCCTATCGTGAGGCGGTCCGCATCACGGGCGTCGCGAAATTCGAATCGGGCTATATGCGCATCTACCGGCGCAAACAGCGGCGGCCTGGCTATCGAATCGAAAATCCGTTGATCTTCTATCCCAAATATGTCGCGAAAAACCTGTACATCACCCTCGCCGTGGCGAAGACCTATGTCCGGCTGCGACGGATGATGAAGCGGATCATCACCGATCCCGCGCGGTTCGACTATACGGACGCGGCGATCACCGACGACAAGCGCGAAGTCGATATCCTGCTTACCGATACGCGCTCGTCGGATCAGGCCGCGATCCGCCGCCAGCATCGCGAAGAGGTGGAGAGTGCCGCGGCGTGA
- a CDS encoding D-arabinono-1,4-lactone oxidase — MTKTGWQNWSGSVHATPSRIAEPRNEAELAQIVTGTDRVRVTGAGHSFMPLCETDGTLIRLDRMEGELDIAADGATAWAPAGWSLARLTERLWEAGYSFLNQGDVNPQSLAGAISTGTHGTGAALGSLSTIARGFRLMLADGSTITCDADENGEIFEAQRLSLGLLGIALAIRIEIVPAYHLVEDIRAVRLAELTEQWDDLADEYRHVEFWVFPYSDMAILKTLEPCDPCDPPEKQSDMAEKAFASYCKTVRRVPKLAASLQRQIMKGVKPAERRGPAYRIFPSERNVRFEEIEHQLPRANGFAALAEVIDWIRTNKLPVSFPFEFRLVAGDDIWMSPFNAGPCASISMHQYAEMPWREIFADAEPIFREHGGRPHWAKRHTLRFDDLSALYPKTEDFRAVCREVDPQGKFANAHLAALFRLGE, encoded by the coding sequence ATGACGAAAACCGGCTGGCAGAATTGGTCCGGCAGCGTTCATGCTACCCCGAGCCGGATCGCCGAACCGCGTAATGAGGCCGAACTTGCGCAGATCGTCACGGGCACTGACCGGGTGCGGGTCACCGGCGCCGGCCACAGTTTCATGCCCTTGTGCGAGACGGACGGCACACTGATCCGGCTGGATCGGATGGAAGGCGAACTGGACATCGCCGCCGACGGTGCGACGGCTTGGGCGCCGGCTGGCTGGAGCCTCGCCCGGCTGACCGAAAGGCTGTGGGAGGCAGGCTATTCGTTCCTCAATCAGGGCGATGTGAACCCGCAATCGCTGGCGGGTGCCATCTCGACCGGCACGCACGGCACCGGCGCCGCGCTCGGCAGTCTGTCGACAATCGCCCGGGGTTTTCGCCTGATGCTCGCCGACGGCAGCACGATCACCTGCGACGCCGACGAGAACGGCGAAATATTCGAGGCCCAGCGTCTGTCGCTCGGCCTGCTCGGCATCGCCCTTGCGATCAGGATCGAGATCGTTCCGGCCTATCACCTGGTCGAAGATATTCGCGCGGTCCGGCTGGCCGAGCTTACCGAGCAATGGGACGACCTTGCCGACGAGTATCGCCATGTCGAATTCTGGGTCTTCCCCTATTCGGACATGGCGATCCTCAAGACGCTCGAACCCTGCGACCCCTGCGATCCGCCGGAGAAGCAAAGCGACATGGCTGAGAAAGCCTTCGCTTCATATTGCAAGACGGTGCGGCGCGTCCCGAAGCTCGCTGCCTCGCTCCAGCGCCAGATCATGAAGGGCGTCAAGCCCGCCGAGCGCCGCGGCCCGGCCTATCGGATCTTCCCGTCCGAACGGAATGTCCGGTTCGAGGAAATAGAACACCAGTTGCCGCGCGCCAACGGTTTCGCCGCGCTTGCCGAGGTAATCGACTGGATCCGCACGAACAAACTGCCGGTGAGCTTTCCGTTCGAATTTCGCCTGGTGGCGGGCGACGATATCTGGATGAGCCCTTTCAATGCCGGTCCCTGCGCCTCGATCTCGATGCATCAATATGCCGAGATGCCGTGGCGCGAGATTTTCGCCGACGCCGAACCGATCTTCCGCGAGCATGGCGGGCGGCCGCATTGGGCCAAGCGGCACACGCTGCGCTTCGACGATCTGAGCGCGCTCTATCCGAAAACCGAAGACTTCCGGGCCGTCTGCCGGGAGGTCGATCCACAGGGCAAGTTCGCGAACGCGCATCTGGCCGCGCTGTTCAGGCTGGGAGAATGA